The following coding sequences are from one Paenibacillus tundrae window:
- a CDS encoding cupin domain-containing protein: MQYQSIQLKNEFSKMSDFWSPKVIGELNDYDLKLVKIQGDFEWHNHEGDDKVFIVLEGEMLIDFRDGQVKISKGELFVVPGGSEQKPSAEKETHIMIIEPKR, from the coding sequence ATGCAATACCAATCCATTCAACTAAAAAACGAGTTTTCTAAAATGAGCGATTTCTGGTCTCCAAAAGTTATTGGTGAATTGAATGACTATGATTTAAAGCTTGTTAAAATTCAGGGCGATTTTGAGTGGCATAATCATGAAGGTGATGATAAGGTGTTTATCGTTCTTGAAGGGGAGATGTTGATTGATTTTCGTGATGGACAAGTGAAAATTTCTAAAGGTGAGCTCTTTGTTGTCCCAGGAGGGTCTGAACAGAAGCCTTCTGCCGAAAAGGAAACTCACATCATGATAATAGAGCCTAAACGTTGA
- a CDS encoding iron-siderophore ABC transporter substrate-binding protein gives MSKVNVLPILIIVLAGILTGCNEKPAENKGSVANVGSTSEVQINAADWPRTFKDGLGKEIVIEAKPKNIAALWYFYPEILVALEEPPASSTDKEYLSSLTYLKGKLDSTEELGDKMSPSIEKIISMNPDLIIATENHEDQYEALEKIAPVITLQTKAIYEDWQYGLRTVAEIIGREDKAEKVIDEMMNEITTGRETLKSIAGETVALIVSWDGKTFNVLGEGNPVYTLASDPEKGLGLTPDQTFKGNNNEFASFEGISTIEADHIFLIGDITKKEALMNNLEQSQVWNSLNAVKKDNVYLMDTSAITGGPLATEYALRNMINSLR, from the coding sequence ATGTCGAAAGTTAACGTGCTACCGATCTTAATCATAGTATTAGCAGGTATTTTGACAGGTTGTAATGAAAAACCTGCTGAGAATAAAGGGTCAGTAGCCAATGTAGGATCTACATCAGAAGTTCAAATAAATGCAGCAGATTGGCCAAGAACATTTAAGGATGGATTAGGCAAAGAGATTGTTATCGAGGCAAAGCCCAAAAACATAGCTGCACTCTGGTATTTTTATCCTGAGATATTAGTTGCATTGGAAGAGCCGCCTGCTTCTTCAACGGATAAAGAGTATCTTTCTTCTCTGACTTATTTAAAAGGAAAGCTGGATTCTACTGAAGAATTAGGCGATAAAATGTCCCCTAGTATTGAAAAAATAATTTCTATGAACCCCGATTTAATTATTGCCACAGAAAACCATGAGGATCAATATGAAGCGCTAGAAAAAATTGCACCCGTCATTACACTACAAACCAAGGCCATCTATGAAGATTGGCAATATGGACTTCGTACCGTAGCCGAGATCATCGGAAGAGAGGACAAAGCGGAAAAAGTAATAGATGAAATGATGAATGAAATTACAACTGGGCGCGAAACATTGAAGTCGATTGCAGGAGAAACCGTGGCGCTTATCGTATCTTGGGATGGAAAAACATTCAATGTTCTAGGTGAAGGTAACCCTGTCTATACACTGGCGTCTGACCCAGAAAAGGGGTTAGGTCTCACACCAGATCAGACATTTAAAGGGAATAATAATGAATTCGCTTCGTTTGAAGGAATCTCGACGATTGAAGCAGACCATATTTTCCTGATTGGTGATATTACAAAAAAAGAAGCGCTGATGAATAACTTGGAACAAAGCCAAGTATGGAACAGCCTTAATGCTGTAAAGAAAGACAATGTCTATTTAATGGATACTTCCGCGATTACTGGCGGCCCATTAGCTACCGAATATGCGTTACGAAATATGATCAATTCCTTACGATAA
- a CDS encoding helix-turn-helix transcriptional regulator yields MQIDVNQLAEFLAANPFRVEGIFRYAKNPGVPHAEYTDSFPGFVFPLRGKTQFQFNGTPYIFSPGKVVHGGARMKLAHTVFGESNWEYILVLYQMNNFNHAGFSQQHFELLTGQSPRLVEILMRLWHAYNQRGGLSSFQAELLFRELLNEALLCVANRQNSTESLPIFERISSYIHEYYDQSITVASLTEQNNINRNRLSYVFRRHAGVGPAEYVLNYRIKIAQKMLVTSNVPVQLIAQAVGITDPFYFSRVFKKRVGISPTQYRGKFIDNPYSIQQASIHI; encoded by the coding sequence GTGCAAATAGACGTTAATCAGTTGGCTGAATTTCTTGCAGCAAACCCTTTTCGAGTCGAGGGTATATTTCGTTATGCTAAAAATCCAGGTGTTCCCCATGCAGAATACACAGATTCGTTTCCCGGATTTGTATTTCCACTTAGAGGCAAGACACAATTTCAATTTAATGGGACACCCTATATTTTCTCACCAGGGAAAGTTGTACATGGCGGTGCAAGAATGAAACTTGCACATACAGTTTTTGGCGAATCGAACTGGGAGTATATCCTTGTTCTATATCAGATGAATAACTTTAACCATGCTGGCTTTTCTCAGCAGCATTTTGAGTTGTTGACAGGGCAGTCTCCACGGCTTGTCGAAATATTGATGCGACTGTGGCATGCGTATAATCAGCGAGGAGGTCTCTCTTCATTTCAGGCAGAACTTTTGTTTCGAGAATTGCTGAATGAAGCTCTGTTATGTGTAGCGAACAGGCAGAATAGTACCGAATCACTTCCTATATTTGAACGGATATCCAGTTATATTCATGAATATTATGATCAAAGTATAACAGTAGCTTCACTAACAGAACAAAATAATATAAATAGAAACCGGCTTTCTTATGTGTTCAGAAGGCATGCAGGTGTGGGGCCAGCAGAATATGTACTGAACTATCGAATAAAGATTGCGCAAAAAATGCTAGTTACAAGCAACGTGCCTGTACAACTAATTGCACAAGCTGTTGGAATCACAGATCCCTTTTATTTTAGCAGGGTGTTTAAGAAGCGAGTGGGCATATCCCCCACGCAGTATCGCGGAAAGTTCATCGATAATCCATACTCAATTCAACAGGCATCCATCCATATTTGA